One stretch of Brettanomyces nanus chromosome 4, complete sequence DNA includes these proteins:
- a CDS encoding uncharacterized protein (EggNog:ENOG41) codes for MANNPNAREIIYQSGPSLEEGGIKGEKEVGEQNDDGDLPFLSSVLKELHLESKSALPDLSTIPNMMNKNSSSHVEIPYLDMFNDPLHFLQKQEKDQKLLLEQLEKTHRDSLSAGSKNVNTIRLKLLSTLNSLSQGCQAMREIYTSDSSEKSDKINKLSLWEGRKKEILQRVADIERNSSTGKSYRLLLDKMNETDNEVLSLESKLAILKNKRKLIGRELMEAKSLLDVKVNSYIETLKQLETKKIKKITELQVDGSLPQGQMSTAAVIENMQLQVEAVNDMVETSHEQETKCHDSYVYLSDVFDTLIKSEESLGTFIHENRPDLIKSELLNIKCYLSERLEECGRLHMTLIKSVIQDEYSTIVEALRMIGIQIPTEPDTSPSRSPEESFEEVQASDVSSTTPSFRPPALTTKISKENGQNSVHNVVVQGNIILEKSGEKMYADILARMKGHKGTKKD; via the coding sequence ATGGCAAATAACCCCAATGCTAGAGAAATAATATACCAGAGTGGACCAAgccttgaagaaggaggaataAAGGGTGAAAAAGAGGTGGGAGAACAAAATGATGACGGCGATTTGCCATTTCTCTCGTCAGTGCTCAAGGAACTCCACTTGGAGTCGAAATCAGCGCTACCAGATTTATCGACTATTCCAAATATGATGAATAAGAATAGTTCATCGCATGTCGAGATTCCTTACTTAGATATGTTCAACGATCCTTTGCATTTCTTAcagaagcaggagaagGACCAGAAGCTACTACTTGAACAACTAGAGAAGACGCATAGAGATAGCCTATCTGCTGGAAGCAAGAATGTCAATACAATAAGATTGAAACTTCTTAGCACCCTCAACAGTTTGAGCCAGGGATGTCAAGCGATGAGAGAGATCTACACATCTGATAGCAGCGAAAAATCGGATAAGATAAACAAGCTATCTTTATGGGAGGGCcgaaaaaaggaaatatTGCAAAGAGTGGCTGATATTGAAAGAAACTCTAGCACCGGAAAGTCATATCGTCTTCTACTTGATAAGATGAACGAGACAGATAATGAAGTTCTCAGTCTAGAGTCGAAATTGGCCATCTTAAAGAATAAGCGAAAACTTATTGGCCGGGAATTGATGGAGGCTAAATCTTTGCTAGACGTTAAAGTGAACTCATACATTGAAACCTTAAAGCAATTGGAAACcaaaaaaatcaaaaaaataacGGAACTACAGGTAGACGGATCTTTGCCACAGGGCCAAATGTCAACTGCAGCCGTAATTGAAAATATGCAACTGCAAGTTGAAGCTGTAAATGATATGGTAGAAACCTCCCACGAACAAGAAACCAAGTGTCATGATTCATATGTTTATCTTTCAGATGTGtttgatactttgattAAATCGGAAGAATCTTTGGGTACTTTTATTCACGAAAACAGACCAGACCTGATTAAAAGCGAGTTGCTTAATATTAAATGCTATCTATCTGAAAGGCTTGAAGAGTGCGGCAGATTACACATGACTCTCATAAAATCAGTTATTCAAGACGAATATTCCACTATAGTGGAAGCTTTAAGGATGATAGGAATTCAAATTCCGACAGAACCAGACACTAGTCCAAGTCGAAGTCCTGAAGAATCTTTTGAAGAGGTTCAAGCTTCTGATGTGAGTTCTACGACGCCGAGCTTTCGACCTCCAGCACTTACTACTAAAATATCAAAGGAAAATGGCCAGAATAGTGTTCACAATGTTGTTGTTCAAGGCAATATTATACTGGAGAAGTCTGGTGAGAAGATGTATGCCGATATTTTGGCCCGAATGAAGGGTCATAAAGGTACCAAAAAGGATTAG
- a CDS encoding uncharacterized protein (MEROPS:MER0061068~BUSCO:EOG09342VYF) → MAEIELGYTADYHVHLRRGEMMEAVAPAVRQGGISIAYVMPNLTPPVTDIETVIRYKKELQILAPKTTFLMTFYLSRLLTPQLVEKAAELKVIRGIKCYPAGVTTNSKAGVDLNNFTVFHPIFRVMQKHDLVLNIHGEKPSSINSKDGDAVTVLNAESKFLPALLKIHQDFPKLKIVLEHCSTKEAIDTIYDINKGLLDDETPTVCGSITVHHLYLTVDDWAGNPINFCKPVAKLPEDRLALIGAATSGKPFFFFGSDSAPHDISKKRTHINVSAGVYTQPYVLSYLAELFDKVGQLDKLKGFVSIFGNKFYGMDNEEKLVSKSKCYLVKKSVIIPKLVTHNSINVAVFQPGKTFSWSPEWR, encoded by the coding sequence ATGGCTGAAATCGAGCTCGGATACACTGCAGATTACCATGTTCATCTTCGTCGGGGTGAGATGATGGAGGCTGTAGCCCCCGCTGTCAGGCAGGGTGGCATCTCCATCGCGTACGTCATGCCAAATTTGACTCCTCCTGTAACTGACATTGAGACTGTTATCAGATATAAGAAAGAGCTTCAGATACTTGCTCCAAAGACCACTTTTCTAATGACATTTTATCTTTCTAGACTTCTTACTCCCCAATTAGTCGAGAAGGCCGCTGAACTGAAAGTTATTCGTGGCATAAAATGTTATCCTGCTGGTGTCACTACCAACTCCAAAGCTGGTGTTGATCTAAACAACTTTACTGTTTTTCACCCAATTTTCCGAGTGATGCAGAAACATGATTTGGTGCTCAATATCCATGGTGAAAAGCCCTCATCGATTAATTCGAAAGACGGTGATGCTGTTACTGTACTCAATGCAGAATCGAAGTTTCTGCCAGCATTGTTGAAGATTCATCAGGATTTTCCTAAACTCAAAATTGTTTTAGAGCATTGCTCCACTAAGGAAGCCATTGATACTATCTATGATATTAATAAAGGGTTACTGGATGATGAAACACCCACCGTTTGTGGCTCCATAACTGTTCATCATCTCTATTTGACGGTGGATGACTGGGCTGGAAATCCAATCAATTTTTGTAAACCTGTGGCTAAGCTTCCAGAGGATCGTCTAGCCCTCATTGGTGCTGCTACTTCTGGAAAGccattctttttcttcggATCCGATTCAGCTCCTCATGATATctccaagaagagaacgCACATCAATGTGTCGGCTGGTGTCTATACACAGCCTTACGTGCTAAGCTATTTGGCGGAATTGTTCGACAAAGTTGGCCAACTTGATAAGCTGAAAGGCTTTGTTTCTATCTTTGGTAACAAGTTCTATGGAATGGATAACGAGGAAAAACTCGTATCTAAGAGTAAATGTTACCTCGTGAAGAAGTCTGTCATAATACCGAAGCTCGTTACTCACAATAGCATCAATGTGGCAGTGTTCCAGCCAGGCAAGACGTTCTCATGGTCACCTGAATGGCGTTGA
- a CDS encoding uncharacterized protein (BUSCO:EOG09340DO8) codes for MSEATAVPPALSTTQDTELDFAKVKDGSGEYSRARFGPHYMNREEISPEALRHDIAEYYSLEKLTVYLSETGENDKRRFTKIALQFPDELVADSPIIAQALQESLNNEDESNEQQIWILADTSYSPCCIDEVAAEHVSADIVVHFGEACLNPVEKISSAYVFGKSYLDIEKTVKSFTNTYSEKQKKICLMADVPYSHHLPELYRLLKKEYSGLIYTDVDFAKCGPNSTVIDKYEKDKGGSDEKSLRMFDVSRILRGVPSKYIEKHDGEDYAQITQDYDLFYIGAPADPKLLLLSTKFSEVTTVDPVFLETSHGTAPSLSRRYRFMMVARNASTIGILVNTLSLQNTRVLLNKVVKWIRNAGKKHYMFVVGKPNVAKLANFDTIDVWCVLGCGQSGIIIDSYGEYFKPIITPYELELALKPEVTWTGKWVTDFEETLKQDIHNSENEEDKEQTENTISDDDNDDDDEYAPEFDPVTGKLVSSRPLRQLKHLEIELAEQKSIQSSGDSTELSKRFTSALSIGNTVSTSALHLQNRSWTGLGSDYKNQEENGEYSGEGATLEEGRTGIARDYHIDGDTKKD; via the coding sequence ATGTCAGAAGCAACAGCTGTTCCCCCAGCACTTTCTACTACTCAAGATACAGAGCTGGATTTTGCTAAAGTGAAGGATGGCTCTGGTGAATACTCTAGAGCCAGATTTGGACCTCACTACATGAATAGAGAGGAAATATCCCCTGAGGCTCTAAGACATGATATAGCCGAGTACTATTCTCTTGAGAAGTTGACGGTCTATCTTAGTGAGACTGGCGAGAATGACAAGCGAAGATTCACGAAGATCGCTTTACAGTTTCCAGATGAATTAGTTGCTGATTCACCGATAATTGCTCAGGCGCTACAAGAATCCTTgaataatgaagatgaaagcAATGAACAGCAGATATGGATCCTAGCAGATACCTCATACTCCCCTTGTTGTATTGACGAAGTTGCAGCAGAACATGTGTCTGCTGATATTGTGGTACATTTTGGAGAAGCTTGTTTGAACCCTGTTGAAAAGATCTCTTCTGCCTATGTGTTTGGAAAATCTTATCTTGACATCGAAAAAACTGTCAAATCATTCACGAACACTTATTCcgagaagcagaagaagatttgcCTAATGGCGGATGTGCCATATAGTCACCATCTTCCTGAACTTTATAGACTTCTCAAGAAGGAGTATAGTGGGTTGATATATACGGACGTTGACTTTGCCAAATGTGGTCCTAACAGTACTGTTATAGACAAATATGAGAAGGACAAGGGCGGTTCCGATGAAAAAAGCTTAAGAATGTTTGATGTTTCCCGGATTTTGCGTGGTGTTCCAAGCAAATATATTGAGAAGCATGATGGGGAAGACTATGCACAAATTACCCAGGATTACGATCTATTCTATATTGGAGCTCCGGCTGATCCCAAACTGTTATTACTTTCAACCAAATTTTCTGAAGTGACTACTGTGGATCCCGTTTTTCTGGAAACATCCCATGGAACGGCACCATCTTTATCGAGAAGGTACAGATTTATGATGGTGGCAAGAAACGCTTCTACTATTGGAATTTTGGTGAacactctttctttacaGAACACCAGAGTTCTTCTCAACAAGGTGGTAAAATGGATTAGAAATGCTGGAAAGAAGCATTACATGTTTGTTGTTGGTAAACCAAATGTCGCCAAGTTGGCTAACTTTGATACCATCGATGTATGGTGCGTATTGGGATGCGGCCAATCCGGAATTATTATTGATTCCTATGGAGAATACTTCAAACCGATAATCACGCCGTATGAGTTGGAATTGGCATTGAAGCCAGAAGTCACATGGACAGGTAAATGGGTGACAGATTTCGAGGAGACGCTGAAGCAGGATATACATAACTCTGAGAACGAGGAAGACAAGGAACAAACAGAAAACACCATCAGCGACGACGACaacgacgacgacgacgaaTATGCTCCAGAGTTTGATCCAGTTACAGGTAAACTTGTGTCTTCGAGGCCATTACGACAATTGAAGCATTTGGAGATTGAACTCGCCGAGCAGAAATCTATACAATCCTCAGGTGATTCTACTGAACTTAGCAAAAGGTTCACCTCGGCATTAAGCATAGGCAATACAGTATCTACTTCAGCATTACATCTACAAAACAGAAGCTGGACAGGGCTTGGTAGCGATTATAAGAAtcaggaagaaaatgggGAGTATTCTGGTGAAGGTGCCACACTAGAAGAAGGTAGAACAGGTATTGCTAGGGATTATCACATTGATGGGGATACCAAAAAAGATTAG
- a CDS encoding uncharacterized protein (BUSCO:EOG093445IB), translating to MTLSLPIKFKAGRVECKENTGIYTPNPIKGEIGLKASEEGEGFYSFTWSPRDKTVTGVENDELLVIAGDVTWRRVKSCTTGRVYMLLFLSSGAKYMYWMQDPNDDEDDLSKETEKDEQLFNKINELFQPSGDDDD from the coding sequence ATGACGTTGTCATTACCAATTAAATTCAAGGCTGGCAGAGTTGAATGCAAAGAGAATACGGGAATTTATACGCCGAATCCTATAAAGGGGGAGATCGGTCTAAAGGCTAGCGAGGAAGGTGAAGGCTTCTACAGCTTTACATGGAGTCCAAGGGACAAAACAGTTACTGGAGTAGAAAATGATGAGCTACTCGTTATTGCCGGAGATGTGACTTGGAGAAGAGTCAAATCGTGTACTACAGGAAGAGTTTACATGCTTCTGTTCCTTAGTTCCGGGGCTAAATACATGTACTGGATGCAAGATCCtaacgatgatgaggatgatcTTTCTAAAGAAACGGAGAAGGACGAACAATTATTCAACAAGATTAATGAGTTGTTTCAGCCATCGggcgatgatgatgattga
- a CDS encoding uncharacterized protein (MEROPS:MER0032443), producing the protein MQLTRDLTVQLGSLMVLFTILVVVLKNSSVYPILFNTLIDTYQYPRKPDFHVSLTRSLIGDVSEERLGHRLEELSQLFPDSRYYNSESGYRSALYFYDVLQGFTQRDRGRYTVRRFKHNGWRQPTLIFRIQGIHEQIVILGCHLDSMNLNPFANAPGVDDNLSGIDVVLEALDIFTNESIVSDLPVLQNTLEFHFYAAEEVGSLGSQEVFKEYRKNNRKVIAMLQQDMTGYTEGSNKKGIGEHFGIITDYASVTLTEFVKSLVDQYSEIPYLETRCRKVCSDHVSSLMYGYPGAYALESVVDMSNPYIHSDQDTLEWINIGHVRKHAELVVAYISELAFTEDLPLASSVKDYMSFGYYDFIIMFSMTDTFRFVWCVALLATCVALGGSIYDDVRGGEGVDQAYEVIAHHE; encoded by the coding sequence ATGCAGTTGACAAGAGATTTGACGGTCCAGTTGGGGTCGTTGATGGTTTTATTCACAATTTTGGTGGTGGTTCTAAAGAACTCTTCCGTATATCCTATACTATTCAATACTCTCATAGACACTTATCAGTATCCCCGCAAACCCGATTTCCACGTGAGTCTCACCAGATCTCTCATAGGCGATGTTTCTGAAGAAAGGCTAGGCCATAGGCTTGAAGAACTGAGCCAACTCTTTCCTGATAGCAGATACTACAACAGTGAGTCCGGCTACAGAAGTGCGCTCTATTTTTACGATGTGTTGCAGGGATTTACTCAGAGGGATCGGGGAAGATACACCGTGAGGAGATTCAAACACAATGGATGGAGGCAACCCACTCTTATATTCCGAATTCAAGGTATACATGAGCAAATCGTTATCTTGGGATGTCATCTAGACTCTATGAACTTGAATCCTTTCGCCAACGCTCCCGGAGTGGATGACAATCTTTCCGGTATCGACGTGGTACTAGAGGCTTTAGATATTTTTACAAACGAAAGCATAGTATCGGATCTGCCGGTGCTCCAAAACACTCTTGAGTTTCACTTCTATGCGGCTGAGGAAGTCGGGTCTCTGGGTTCTCAGGaagtcttcaaagagtaTCGTAAAAACAATAGGAAAGTCATAGCCATGCTTCAGCAGGACATGACCGGATACACCGAAGGAAGCAACAAGAAAGGAATTGGTGAACATTTCGGAATAATAACCGATTATGCCTCTGTAACGCTAACTGAATTCGTCAAAAGTCTCGTTGATCAGTACAGCGAAATCCCGTATTTAGAGACTCGTTGCAGGAAAGTTTGTTCCGATCACGTGTCTTCGTTGATGTACGGGTATCCAGGAGCGTATGCATTAGAGTCAGTCGTTGATATGAGTAATCCATATATCCATAGTGACCAGGATACACTGGAATGGATCAATATTGGCCATGTTAGGAAGCATGCTGAATTGGTGGTAGCCTACATTTCTGAATTGGCATTTACTGAAGACTTGCCTTTGGCTTCCTCTGTCAAGGACTACATGAGCTTCGGATACTATGATTTTATTATAATGTTCAGTATGACTGACACTTTCCGATTTGTATGGTGTGTCGCCTTGCTTGCTACGTGTGTGGCCCTTGGAGGTTCTATATACGACGATGTTAGGGGAGGGGAGGGAGTTGACCAAGCCTACGAGGTAATCGCCCATCACGAGTAA
- a CDS encoding uncharacterized protein (EggNog:ENOG41), with protein sequence MEKGAYSDVTVLAFGNSYKLHRLFLDKSDYFRSLFLWSERQNGEDDSDSDTDIENGSQKEHETIPATASKAIYTLDFEGDSRYTQASFELAVARLYGAINVKEENKIPYNMIAIGQYLAISEVVCTATDYIVRNMDMSNISENLHFATVNNYGSASERIIQNGKGILCTDGWECGPQKWDGIPTSIITEVVGEDYFFVPTEWDRCIFTIKLIERRQAAGIDDNKTLKPLNHLLNTMIHYCHMPPEQLQELEQLYDINGNHYINPQVLHNALWKSAQIQRLVLTASDTPQLENIVTNPLQPTPEIPWYKVPGKDDTTSGLPAELDELLYSSNSDTFTQGVSHGQEDGKSTQGQQYLSENEKLYNWTRIPPFRFSVSFANVSDLMTDKRVYAKTFWYAGSYWNLYLQKNHIPSKSTYQVGVYLHRANNGSPSPSPKNGLINPDIYIDNVNYRSMPKMYSRDLHVSSSTSSTLITPPAVIAAESIPASADFPLSYIAGLEPEQTDLKENVTDESLSSFNDLLISDSRIIGSSGNQMRIPKCSCGVNSSFCNYEDHRSTIRVYFVIFTPSRRLKPTITSFLSVPNDFSKSQSWGWKSNSMCVFNEDGTFPVNHDPHLKFMIVLGNV encoded by the exons ATGGAAA AGGGGGCTTATTCCGATGTCACTGTTCTGGCTTTTGGAAACTCCTACAAGTTGCATAGACTGTTTTTAGATAAGAGTGACTATTTCAGGTCACTTTTCTTATGGTCAGAGAGACAGAATGGAGAGGACGATAGCGATAGCGACACCGACATAGAGAATGGTAGCCAAAAAGAACATGAAACTATACCGGCTACTGCTTCTAAGGCGATATATACCCTCGATTTTGAGGGAGACTCCAGATATACCCAAGCAAGTTTTGAATTGGCAGTTGCTAGACTATATGGAGCCATCAAtgttaaagaagaaaacaaaattCCTTACAACATGATTGCCATCGGACAGTATTTGGCCATCAGCGAAGTGGTTTGCACTGCCACGGACTATATTGTGAGAAACATGGATATGTCGAACATCTCCGAGAATTTACACTTTGCTACGGTGAACAATTATGGGTCTGCGAGTGAGAGAATCATACAGAATGGAAAGGGAATTTTATGTACTGATGGCTGGGAATGTGGACCTCAGAAATGGGACGGTATCCCGACATCTATCATTACTGAGGTGGTTGGTGAGGACTACTTCTTTGTTCCAACGGAATGGGACCGATGCATTTTTACTATCAAGttgatagaaagaagacagGCAGCGGGAATAGATGATAATAAGACGTTGAAACCTCTGAATCACTTGTTAAACACTATGATTCACTACTGCCACATGCCACCGGAGCAGCTCCAAGAATTGGAGCAGTTGTACGACATCAATGGAAATCACTACATCAATCCACAGGTATTACATAATGCTCTATGGAAGTCTGCGCAGATTCAGAGACTGGTTCTTACCGCTTCTGACACTCCCCAATTGGAGAATATTGTAACCAACCCGTTGCAACCCACGCCAGAAATTCCATGGTACAAAGTCCCAGGTAAAGATGACACCACTTCCGGCTTGCCTGCAGAGCTCGACGAACTACTCTACAGCAGTAACTCTGATACGTTTACCCAGGGAGTATCACACGGACAGGAAGATGGAAAGTCCACACAGGGTCAGCAGTACCTttcagaaaatgaaaagcTTTATAATTGGACACGCATCCCACCATTCAGATTCTCTGTGTCATTTGCGAATGTGTCCGATCTTATGACTGACAAGAGGGTTTACGCCAAGACCTTTTGGTATGCCGGATCATACTGGAACCTTTACCTTCAGAAAAATCACATTCCATCGAAAAGTACTTACCAAGTCGGTGTTTATCTTCATAGGGCTAATAACGGATCTCCTTCCCCATCTCCTAAGAATGGTCTGATAAATCCAGATATTTACATTGATAATGTAAACTATCGGTCGATGCCGAAGATGTACAGTAGGGATCTCCAcgtctcatcttcaacatcttcaactttgataACACCTCCGGCAGTGATAGCTGCCGAGTCTATACCCGCTTCTGCAGATTTTCCTTTATCTTATATTGCAGGTTTGGAGCCGGAACAAACGGAtctgaaagaaaatgtCACGGACGAATCTCTCTCTAGCTTCAATGACTTATTAATATCAGACAGCCGCATAATTGGTAGCAGCGGTAACCAAATGAGAATTCCAAAATGTTCTTGCGGTGTGAATAGCTCTTTTTGTAACTATGAAGATCACAGAAGTACAATCAGAGTTTACTTTGTTATCTTCACTCCGTCCAGAAGACTTAAACCGACAATCACCTCCTTCTTATCGGTACCAAATGACTTCAGCAAATCTCAGAGTTGGGGTTGGAAAAGTAACAGCATGTGCGTTTTCAATGAAGATGGTACTTTCCCGGTCAATCATGATCCTCATCTCAAGTTCATGATTGTACTTGGTAATGTTTAG
- a CDS encoding uncharacterized protein (EggNog:ENOG41) gives MQFPPDDIQSLVQKIADILLCRNQTLSVSEGACGGLLSAYLISIPGASKFFDGGRLIYSLRSRLRLSGWNSELIKSYTGPSETVAIKFARNLRIEFGSTYVLSETGYAGPSTDVGVDHVRITSDDASVGTVYLGVAGPYGDRSCTLETNVANRAENMQSFAKFCLEFLLEVVLADNDTEDNGHSKEKE, from the coding sequence atgcAGTTCCCCCCGGATGATATACAATCTCTTGTTCAGAAGATTGCAGATATCCTTCTATGCAGAAATCAGACTCTCTCGGTCAGCGAAGGAGCATGTGGAGGGTTATTAAGCGCATACCTCATTTCTATTCCAGGTGCATCCAAATTTTTTGATGGTGGTAGGCTTATATACAGTTTAAGGTCGCGATTAAGATTATCGGGCTGGAACTCTGAGCTCATCAAGAGCTATACAGGACCCAGTGAGACTGTAGCAATCAAGTTTGCTAGAAATCTAAGAATAGAGTTTGGTTCCACCTACGTTCTATCTGAAACCGGTTACGCCGGACCTTCTACTGATGTGGGGGTTGATCATGTAAGGATCACCTCTGATGACGCTTCTGTTGGTACCGTATATTTAGGGGTTGCTGGACCATACGGTGATAGATCGTGTACCCTGGAGACAAATGTAGCCAATAGGGCTGAAAATATGCAATCCTTCGCCAAATTCTGTCTCGAGTTTTTACTTGAAGTAGTTTTGGCAGACAATGATACTGAGGATAATGGCCAcagtaaagaaaaagaatga
- the CNB1 gene encoding Calcineurin subunit B (BUSCO:EOG09344HPC), which produces MGNVPSSLLEDLSEGTNFGTEEIDRLAKRFMKLDKDNSGAIDKEEFLSIPGIGQNPLAKRVIDIFDENKGGDIDFKEFVTGLSAFSSSGSVEDKLKFLFKVYDIDNDGYISNGELFLVLRMMVASSLTDIQLQQLVDRTIMESDDDGDGRLSFEEFKKIIESTTDVTKKLSLGDKI; this is translated from the exons ATGGGTAATGTTCCTTCCAGTTTGCTAGAAGACTTATCCGAAGGAACCAATT TTGGAACCGAGGAGATAGACAGGCTCGCCAAGAGATTCATGAAACTGGACAAGGACAATTCGGGAGCCATTGATAAAGAGGAATTTCTCTCAATACCCGGAATAGGGCAGAATCCATTAGCTAAAAGGGTCATCGACATCTTCGATGAAAATAAGGGGGGAGACATCGACTTCAAAGAATTTGTTACGGGACTATCAGCATTCAGCTCTAGTGGGTCTGTCGAGGATAAATTGAAGTTTTTATTCAAAGTTTACGATATCGATAATGATGGATACATATCAAATGGCGAGTTGTTTCTTGTTTTAAGGATGATGGTTGCAAGCTCGCTCACCGATATACAACTACAGCAGCTTGTTGATAGGACTATAATGGAGagcgatgatgatggtgatggaCGCCTAAGCTTTGAGGaattcaagaaaatcatAGAGAGTACGACAGATGTAACGAAGAAGCTCTCTTTGGGAGATAAGATATAA
- the CAR2 gene encoding ornithine aminotransferase, producing the protein MTDDYNYPTPEFNLSSGKTKEYEEKYAAHNYHPLPVVFARAKGAHVWDPEGNEYLDFLSAYSAVNQGHCHPRIIKALCDQAQKLTLSSRAFSCDVFGSWAKYVTEYFNYECVLPMNTGAEAVETALKIARRWGYAKKGIKFDEGIILSCENNFHGRTIAVISMSTDPEARTDFGPFTKNIGPVIPGTDGKQLIRYGVIEDVELAFKNAGDRIAAILIEPIQGEAGIVVPQMDYFKKVRDLCNKYNVLLIADEIQTGIARTGKMLCYQHFLSPEQKPDMVLLGKAISGGVMPVSCVLSSTEIMSVLEPGSHGSTYGGNALACRASIEALEVVKDEHLVERAKTLGDFFQKELRKLARESDGIIKEVRGLGLLTAIVIDHTRLQGKTAWDLCLLMKNHGVLAKPTHVHIIRLAPPLVISKEDLLKGVDSIRQALKELSNA; encoded by the coding sequence ATGACTGACGACTACAATTATCCAACTCCAGAATTCAATCTCTCGTCTGGAAAGACCAAAGAGTATGAAGAGAAGTACGCTGCACACAATTACCACCCATTGCCTGTTGTGTTTGCCAGGGCCAAGGGTGCACACGTTTGGGATCCAGAAGGAAATGAGTACTTGGATTTCCTATCAGCATACTCTGCCGTTAACCAAGGACATTGCCATCCTAGAATCATCAAGGCCTTATGTGATCAAGCCCAGAAGTTGACTCTTTCCTCAAGAGCATTTTCCTGTGATGTGTTTGGATCCTGGGCCAAGTACGTTACCGAATACTTCAATTACGAATGCGTCTTGCCAATGAACACCGGAGCCGAGGCTGTAGAAACGGCCTTGAAGATAGCCAGAAGATGGGGTTACGCAAAGAAGGGAATTAAATTTGATGAGGGAATCATTCTTTCCTGCGAAAATAACTTCCATGGAAGGACCATTGCTGTGATCTCCATGTCTACTGACCCTGAGGCCAGAACTGATTTTGGTCCTTTTACTAAGAATATTGGCCCCGTTATTCCTGGCACTGACGGTAAGCAGTTGATAAGATACGGCgttattgaagatgttgaattGGCATTCAAGAATGCTGGAGATAGGATTGCAGCCATTTTGATTGAACCAATACAAGGGGAGGCCGGTATCGTTGTTCCTCAAATGGATTACTTCAAAAAGGTGAGAGATTTGTGCAATAAGTACAATGTTTTATTGATCGCAGATGAAATTCAGACCGGTATCGCCAGAACAGGCAAGATGCTCTGCTACCAACATTTCCTTTCTCCAGAGCAAAAGCCAGATATGGTTCTTTTAGGTAAGGCCATTTCTGGTGGTGTGATGCCCGTTTCTTGTGTGCTCTCGTCGACTGAAATTATGTCCGTTTTAGAGCCAGGCTCTCACGGTTCTACTTATGGTGGTAATGCCTTGGCTTGCAGAGCTTCCATCGAGGCCTTAGAAGTTGTCAAGGACGAGCATTTAGTCGAAAGAGCCAAGACATTGGgtgatttcttccaaaagGAATTGAGAAAATTGGCCAGAGAATCTGACGGTATCATCAAAGAAGTCAGAGGCTTGGGTTTATTGACAGCCATTGTAATTGATCACACTAGACTACAAGGAAAGACCGCTTGGGATTTGTGcttattgatgaagaatcatGGGGTTTTGGCCAAGCCAACTCACGTTCACATTATCAGATTGGCGCCACCTCTCGTTATTTCTAAGGAAGACTTGTTGAAGGGTGTTGACTCTATCAGACAGGCTCTCAAGGAACTTTCTAACGCTTAA